One part of the Gammaproteobacteria bacterium genome encodes these proteins:
- a CDS encoding phasin family protein, giving the protein MADNTAQFANQAQDVNRSISDAIQGLTGTQFNIMQRLGDVQRNMFSQAVEAANEQMQVLARIREPREFATAQADLVKSYGQKYVESVNEAVDIVVEGWQEYGDKLEKSVNSVTDKTQKSAPSKKS; this is encoded by the coding sequence ATGGCCGACAATACAGCACAATTTGCAAATCAGGCACAGGACGTAAACCGCTCCATCAGCGACGCGATCCAGGGATTGACCGGTACACAGTTCAACATCATGCAGCGCCTCGGGGACGTACAGCGCAACATGTTCAGCCAGGCCGTTGAAGCCGCCAACGAGCAGATGCAGGTTCTGGCGCGGATTCGCGAACCACGTGAATTCGCCACCGCGCAGGCCGACCTGGTCAAAAGCTATGGTCAGAAATATGTGGAGAGCGTGAACGAAGCCGTCGATATCGTTGTTGAAGGCTGGCAGGAATATGGCGACAAGCTGGAGAAGAGTGTTAACTCCGTGACCGACAAGACCCAGAAATCGGCGCCGAGCAAAAAGTCCTAA